In the Desulfomicrobium apsheronum genome, one interval contains:
- the wecB gene encoding non-hydrolyzing UDP-N-acetylglucosamine 2-epimerase, which produces MKIINVVGARPNFMKIAPLIEALNTRPDVEHLLVHTGQHYDRRMSQAFFDDLGMPRPDMDLGVGSGSHAEQTASVMVEFEKVLLCERPDWVVVVGDVNSTMACTITAKKLGVKVAHVEAGLRSRDMSMPEEINRLVTDRLSDLLLTPDRLSSGNLLQEGVPVEKIRFVGNIMIDTLEAHRDRAALLDVAEVVRRNLLLPGTVVPDLSKGFALLTMHRPSNVDQVEVLEPILAFLTGEVAPVIPLIWPIHPRTGKMLESFGLWDKAAWCPGLVLTHPLGYHEMLRLNMQAVVALTDSGGLQEECCVLGTPCLTLRWNTERPVTLKEHGGAGVLVGNSVERIRHEFHAALGTERAPQRPEFWDGRAAMRCVTAIFEV; this is translated from the coding sequence ATGAAAATAATAAATGTTGTCGGTGCAAGGCCGAATTTCATGAAGATCGCGCCGCTTATCGAGGCGCTGAACACAAGACCGGACGTGGAGCATCTTCTGGTTCACACGGGCCAACACTACGACCGCAGGATGAGCCAGGCCTTTTTTGACGACCTGGGCATGCCCAGGCCGGACATGGACCTGGGCGTGGGGTCGGGCTCCCATGCCGAACAGACGGCATCGGTCATGGTCGAGTTCGAGAAGGTTCTGCTCTGCGAACGGCCGGACTGGGTAGTGGTGGTGGGTGACGTGAACTCGACCATGGCTTGTACCATTACGGCCAAGAAACTTGGCGTAAAGGTGGCCCATGTGGAGGCTGGCCTGCGCAGTCGGGATATGTCCATGCCCGAGGAAATCAATCGACTGGTCACGGATCGCCTGAGCGATCTCCTGCTCACGCCCGACCGTCTCTCGAGCGGCAATCTCCTTCAGGAGGGCGTGCCGGTTGAAAAGATCCGCTTCGTGGGCAACATCATGATTGATACTCTTGAGGCTCACCGAGACAGGGCGGCCCTGCTCGACGTGGCTGAGGTTGTTCGCAGGAATCTTCTGCTGCCTGGCACGGTCGTGCCGGACCTCTCCAAAGGCTTTGCGCTGCTGACCATGCACCGGCCTTCCAACGTGGATCAGGTCGAGGTGCTGGAACCCATCCTGGCTTTCCTGACTGGAGAGGTCGCTCCCGTCATTCCCCTGATCTGGCCTATCCACCCCCGCACCGGAAAGATGCTCGAGTCCTTCGGACTGTGGGACAAGGCCGCGTGGTGTCCCGGCCTTGTCCTCACGCACCCCCTCGGCTACCATGAAATGCTGCGCCTTAACATGCAGGCCGTCGTCGCCCTGACCGACAGCGGGGGCCTGCAGGAAGAATGTTGTGTCCTTGGAACACCCTGTCTGACCTTGCGATGGAACACCGAACGCCCCGTAACTTTGAAGGAGCATGGAGGGGCTGGAGTACTGGTCGGCAACAGCGTTGAGCGCATAAGACACGAATTCCACGCTGCCTTAGGTACCGAACGTGCACCGCAACGCCCAGAATTCTGGGATGGTCGGGCTGCCATGCGCTGTGTGACGGCGATTTTTGAGGTATAG
- a CDS encoding VanZ family protein, translating to MIGLTHCQCFEHLDKVVHVLASFFLTLLLRWALDLEPVAVAAVAVCVGGLDEMLQMFQPERNADPLDFLANVLGAFLACLMLRLCLHNKALLGENVTDSDFLV from the coding sequence ATGATCGGGCTGACACACTGCCAGTGCTTCGAGCATTTAGACAAGGTGGTCCATGTGTTGGCTTCCTTCTTCCTGACCCTTCTTTTGCGTTGGGCGCTCGATTTGGAGCCCGTTGCCGTCGCCGCCGTTGCAGTTTGCGTCGGTGGATTGGATGAAATGCTGCAGATGTTTCAACCGGAACGCAACGCAGATCCTCTCGATTTTCTAGCCAACGTCTTGGGCGCATTCCTGGCCTGTTTGATGCTTCGGCTTTGCCTGCACAACAAAGCACTCCTGGGGGAGAATGTTACTGATAGCGATTTTCTCGTGTGA